A single window of Danaus plexippus chromosome 31, MEX_DaPlex, whole genome shotgun sequence DNA harbors:
- the LOC116778447 gene encoding E3 ubiquitin-protein ligase RFWD3-like produces MDEDPELTSSPVIVIPESPERSENIDQPQNIQPIVNVDDNALFEDVLEIIQNNNQNYNSEAMLEHLNPDLPPSPILASTGVGLSRAASNPGEVELPRHSSQAHISNEDSNLIIANEESNSLASCPENRDGDDVDVEEPPAKVRKISSPKQEEGDGETCPICLDTWGNSGEHRLVALKCGHLFGWQCVERWLKAQATKDRTCPTCKSKANLKDMRFIYARRLVAADTSQIAALQKQIDVLKSENSRAELELLKSRIAHRACVLQLEVLRSTLMKSQTAKDQPPRRSWRFALEKNQEVSKDGGCRVLTYNCRTYELYVSQKSTNNLFPGYGIRKVSCIDYKLGQFIHLHPKPIRDITYSQPRDLLLSVGLDSSVRIIERGIPSASIQCGMPLWSCSWDYLRSNEFCVGGVGGVIHQYDVRNTNTSIQTLNTNDLSPVVSLCSTEHGLLSCQLNSCWLWESNMRQWIPKAIPIDGPFVSLCYDNDSHRALITSRASGNSRSKLTLFKLKANNSGEIMFDLEQTFVGSARSTLMSRGTFVRTPGAIWAAAHSESESALNLHGLDGARTMTLPAVEPALDICTAQVNGDTIVAALSESRLRLYKAVATSS; encoded by the coding sequence ATGGACGAGGATCCGGAACTCACCAGTAGTCCCGTTATTGTAATACCTGAATCACCAGAACGATCAGAAAATATTGATCAACCACAAAACATACAGCCTATAGTTAATGTTGACGATAATGCTCTATTTGAGGATGTTTTAGAGATCATACAGAACaacaatcaaaattataattcggAGGCTATGTTGGAGCATTTAAACCCAGATTTGCCACCATCACCGATTTTAGCGTCGACAGGGGTTGGTTTATCTCGAGCAGCCTCAAATCCTGGGGAAGTAGAACTACCAAGGCATTCATCACAAGCACACATCTCAAATGAAGACAGTAATCTTATTATAGCAAACGAAGAATCAAACAGTTTAGCTTCATGTCCAGAGAATAGAGATGGAGATGATGTTGATGTTGAGGAACCTCCAGCCAAAGTGAGGAAGATCAGCTCACCCAAACAAGAAGAAGGTGATGGGGAAACATGCCCTATATGTTTAGATACATGGGGTAATTCCGGAGAACACAGACTGGTAGCATTGAAATGTGGACACTTATTTGGCTGGCAGTGCGTAGAGAGGTGGCTGAAGGCCCAGGCAACTAAAGACAGGACATGTCCAACTTGCAAAAGTAAAGCAAACTTGAAGGATATGCGTTTTATATATGCAAGGAGATTAGTCGCAGCGGACACTTCACAGATAGCAGCACTACAGAAGCAAATAGACGTTCTTAAATCTGAGAACAGCAGGGCCGAGTTGGAGCTATTGAAGTCGAGGATCGCTCATAGAGCTTGTGTATTACAGTTAGAAGTTCTTAGGAGTACATTGATGAAGAGCCAAACAGCTAAAGACCAACCGCCACGAAGATCTTGGAGATTTGCCCTGGAGAAGAACCAGGAGGTCAGTAAAGATGGTGGATGCAGAGTTCTCACTTACAACTGCCGGACTTATGAGTTATATGTCTCACAGAAGAGTACTAACAATCTGTTCCCCGGATACGGCATCAGGAAAGTTAGttgtatagattataaattggGACAGTTTATCCATTTACATCCCAAGCCTATACGAGATATAACGTATTCACAACCCAGGGATCTTCTATTAAGTGTAGGCTTGGACAGTTCAGTTAGAATCATAGAACGAGGTATTCCTAGTGCTTCCATCCAGTGTGGTATGCCCCTATGGTCATGTTCCTGGGACTATTTGCGCAGTAACGAATTCTGTGTAGGCGGAGTGGGGGGCGTCATACACCAGTACGATGTGAGAAATACAAATACTtcaatacaaacattaaacaCGAATGATTTATCACCAGTCGTCTCTTTGTGTTCAACGGAGCACGGCCTATTATCCTGTCAGTTGAACTCGTGCTGGCTTTGGGAGTCGAATATGAGGCAGTGGATCCCCAAAGCGATACCAATAGATGGCCCATTCGTCTCTCTCTGCTATGACAATGATTCCCACCGAGCTTTAATCACATCCCGAGCCAGTGGCAACAGTCGATCAAAACTAACCCTGttcaaattaaaagcaaataatagTGGGGAAATTATGTTTGATCTGGAGCAGACATTTGTCGGTTCAGCACGATCCACTTTAATGTCCCGGGGGACCTTCGTTAGGACTCCAGGGGCTATCTGGGCTGCGGCTCACAGTGAAAGTGAGTCCGCCCTAAACCTGCACGGCTTAGATGGAGCCAGAACAATGACCTTACCAGCGGTTGAACCAGCTTTAGACATATGTACAGCTCAAGTTAATGGTGACACGATAGTTGCAGCATTATCCGAGTCCAGGTTAAGACTGTATAAGGCTGTGGCTACCAGCTCCTGA
- the LOC116778451 gene encoding mitochondrial coenzyme A transporter SLC25A42: protein MAVGEARVPLLHEDRRGHHEPRRLTGASLVITSLAAGAAAGALAKTAIAPLDRTKINFQTSEIPYSWRAAVRFITHSARTEGVAALWRGNSATMARIVPYAAIQFTAHEQWKTLLKVDSPETAQGSPLRLLLAGSLAGVTSQSATYPLDLARARMAVSSSREYTSLRQVFVRVIREEGLRTLYRGYPATVLGVVPYAGVSFFTFDSLRHWYLDRHGVSPSGVTNMLFGGVAGALAQTASYPLDIVRRRMQTAHRRPDASYPYPTILATLASVHRLEGWRGFFKGLSMNWIKGPIAVGISFATYDAIKSALRDISLTLVT from the exons ATGGCGGTGGGAGAGGCCCGTGTGCCGCTTCTACATGAAGACAGACGCGGACACCATG AGCCCCGTCGCCTCACGGGCGCTTCTTTGGTTATAACTTCACTGGCGGCTGGTGCGGCGGCCGGAGCCCTGGCCAAAACGGCCATCGCTCCCTTGGACAGGACCAAGATCAACTTCCAAACCTC CGAGATACCGTATTCCTGGCGCGCTGCCGTCCGCTTTATAACCCACAGCGCCCGCACCGAGGGCGTAGCGGCTCTGTGGCGGGGAAACAGCGCGACTATGGCTCGCATTGTTCCCTACGCCGCTATACAGTTCACAGCGCACGAGCAATGGAAGACGTTGCTGAAGGTAGACTCGCCGGAGACAGCGCA AGGTTCTCCTCTCCGCCTGTTGTTGGCGGGTTCTCTGGCTGGCGTGACGTCACAGAGCGCGACCTACCCTCTAGACCTGGCTCGGGCTCGGATGGCCGTCAGTTCGTCCAGGGAGTACACCTCGCTGCGGCAGGTCTTCGTGAGAGTCATCAGGGAAGAGGGCCTCCGAACGCTGTACAG AGGTTACCCGGCGACTGTCCTCGGTGTGGTCCCGTACGCAGGCGTGTCGTTTTTCACGTTTGATTCCTTGAGGCACTGGTACCTGG ACCGCCACGGCGTGTCTCCGAGCGGCGTGACCAACATGTTGTTCGGTGGCGTCGCGGGTGCTCTCGCCCAAACCGCTTCCTATCCTCTGGACATAGTGAGGAGACGAATGCAGACGGCTCACCGGCGCCCTGACGCCTCTTACCCCTACCCCACGATACTGGCCACGCTCGCCTCCGTCCACag GTTGGAAGGTTGGCGCGGGTTTTTCAAAGGTCTGAGCATGAACTGGATCAAGGGACCCATAGCCGTGGGCATCTCGTTCGCCACTTACGACGCCATCAAATCCGCGTTGAGAGACATCTCGCTGACGCTAGTTACCTAA
- the LOC116778231 gene encoding ETV5-related protein Ets96B-like — protein sequence MTQPPFLPWGLPYQHRESSHRRESYEHPHIHAHTHTHTPVYTQRHPHTQTHTHTTTHPTHTHIEPQQTQCKGEEDRSEYRDYQHRCTSYSKEDENECREEPVTSSEAWGDRLVSSSHSSSSRAEASSPHTHVTTTHSGGRRGALQLWQFLVSLLAEGARCVAWTGRGLEFKLHEPEEVARRWGAQKNRPAMNYDKLSRSLRYYYEKGIMQKVAGERYVYKFVCDPEALFSMARAPPPAPYDVISQLYYPPYLPPTPTPTPTTSTPSDYQRRYYQEAHYDN from the exons AGAGTCATCACATAGACGGGAGAGCTACGAGCACCCACACATACAcgcgcacacgcacacacacacaccagtGTATACACAGAGACACCCGCATACACaaacgcacacgcacacgacCACACACccaacacatacacacatcgAACCGCAACAAACACa ATGTAAAGGTGAGGAGGACAGATCGGAGTACAGAGACTATCAGCACAG ATGTACCAGCTACAGCAAAGAAGACGAGAACGAATGTAGAGAGGAACCTGTCACCAGCAGTGAAGCCTGGGGAGATAGATTAG TGAGCAGCTCTCATTCGTCTTCTTCCCGAGCTGAGGCCTCATCTCCTCACACACACGTCACGACTACACATTCCG GTGGTCGTCGAGGTGCTCTGCAGCTGTGGCAATTTCTGGTGTCGTTATTGGCGGAGGGCGCGCGCTGCGTCGCCTGGACCGGCAGAGGGCTGGAGTTTAAACTCCATGAACCAGAAGAG GTGGCTCGACGTTGGGGCGCGCAGAAGAATCGGCCAGCTATGAACTACGACAAACTCTCAAGATCACTGAGATATTACTATGAGAAAGGGATCATGCAGAAAGTTGCAG GTGAACGCTACGTCTACAAATTCGTCTGCGATCCCGAAGCATTGTTCAGCATGGCTCGAGCGCCACCTCCGGCGCCCTATGACGTCATCTCCCAGCTCTACTACCCCCCATACCTCCCCCCGACCCCCACTCCCACCCCCACAACCTCCACCCCCAGCGACTACCAACGGCGCTACTACCAAGAAGCACACTACGACAATTGA